A region of Vibrio porteresiae DSM 19223 DNA encodes the following proteins:
- a CDS encoding cold-shock protein: MSTPVTGTVKWFNETKGFGFIKQENGPDVFAHFSAITGDGFRTLAEGQKVEFVITQGQKGPQAESIKVL; encoded by the coding sequence ATGTCTACTCCAGTTACTGGTACAGTTAAATGGTTCAACGAAACTAAAGGCTTTGGCTTCATCAAACAAGAAAACGGTCCAGACGTTTTTGCACACTTCAGTGCAATCACTGGTGACGGTTTCCGCACTCTAGCTGAAGGCCAAAAAGTTGAGTTCGTAATCACTCAAGGTCAAAAAGGCCCTCAAGCTGAAAGCATCAAAGTACTTTAA
- a CDS encoding threonine/serine exporter family protein: MPSQYRINKIVEIGDTLHRSGCAPYKVEKYTQYYARKHGVDVMVQATPTEINYQFPDDNNIVVMKRLKPASINLSLLANTIIRINQPSNEPVPEPVGYPWWAIAIANMGIPPAYLMLVGSTIEATLISIILGFIVWISQLICSGRRAIAVEFLAALFSGILVAALAHTGLHIPVWTLCIAAVILFVPGLSIANSLECLAFNDLVSGTSLLGQSGLVLIKLFVGIIMGLNIGESIWGQAPAMAYHNEIPIYLHIFGLFLLSGSIGILFNARIKDILLGAPVAVLGMWGPFYLGFDAGWIVGTWVTTVLITLYGTWIAKKMELTGSIYIVQGIIILVPGSRVLISASQSLFEQSILPIPSIGLSALFMFSAIVAGQVTAYSIYSPKIER; encoded by the coding sequence ATGCCGTCACAATATCGAATTAATAAAATCGTTGAAATTGGCGACACCCTGCACCGCAGCGGCTGTGCTCCCTATAAAGTAGAAAAATACACCCAATATTACGCTCGTAAACATGGTGTCGATGTAATGGTTCAGGCTACGCCTACCGAAATCAACTACCAGTTTCCGGACGACAACAATATCGTGGTAATGAAGCGCCTAAAACCTGCGTCGATTAACCTCAGTTTATTGGCGAATACCATTATTCGCATTAACCAGCCAAGTAACGAACCTGTTCCCGAACCGGTCGGTTATCCTTGGTGGGCGATTGCTATTGCCAATATGGGAATCCCACCCGCCTATCTGATGTTGGTGGGCAGCACTATAGAAGCCACGCTGATTTCAATTATCTTAGGTTTCATCGTGTGGATTTCTCAGCTGATTTGCAGTGGCCGCCGCGCCATCGCTGTCGAGTTTTTGGCTGCCTTATTTTCCGGCATCTTGGTTGCGGCCTTAGCTCATACCGGATTACACATTCCGGTGTGGACGCTCTGTATCGCCGCCGTTATCTTATTCGTGCCCGGCCTCTCTATTGCAAACTCGCTCGAGTGTCTGGCCTTTAATGACTTGGTCTCAGGTACGAGTCTGCTCGGGCAAAGTGGTTTAGTGCTGATCAAACTCTTTGTTGGCATCATTATGGGACTCAACATCGGTGAATCGATTTGGGGCCAAGCGCCAGCGATGGCTTACCATAACGAGATTCCTATTTATCTGCATATCTTTGGTCTGTTCTTACTCTCTGGCTCTATCGGGATTTTATTTAACGCGCGGATCAAAGATATTTTGCTTGGCGCACCCGTTGCCGTACTTGGTATGTGGGGTCCTTTCTATCTAGGTTTTGATGCCGGTTGGATTGTTGGTACTTGGGTAACCACAGTGCTCATCACGTTATACGGCACTTGGATTGCGAAAAAGATGGAGCTCACTGGTTCTATCTATATTGTGCAAGGCATCATTATCCTAGTACCAGGTAGCCGCGTGCTGATCAGTGCGAGTCAATCGCTGTTCGAACAATCGATTCTGCCTATTCCGAGTATTGGTCTGTCGGCACTCTTTATGTTCTCAGCCATTGTGGCAGGGCAAGTGACCGCGTATTCGATCTATTCTCCGAAAATCGAACGGTAA
- a CDS encoding ABC transporter ATP-binding protein → MTFQASKPLLAVENLSVGFRSHEGMNSALRNVSFSVERGEIVAVVGESGSGKSVTSLTIMGLLSDNAVIEQGEIHFQPAQYRQDLLQLTPSEQRQIRGKEIAMIFQEPMTSLNPVLRIGDQLTEALLDHQICSKAEAYSKACDLLKQVHIADVDRVMKSYPDALSGGMRQRVMIALALTCDPQMLIADEPTTALDVTIQSRILKILKDLQAKRDMSVMFITHDMGVVAEVADKVVVMFRGEVVETGSVEEIFHRPQHSYTKALLAAVPKLGDMTDSYWPKPFELVGQPTLVGDQEHRTANYDGKPLLDVRGLKVYYPVRSGVLSRVRHEVHAVEQIDFSLWQGETLAIVGESGCGKSTTGRSLLRLIESQSESIHFQGKEISLYNEAKFKPIRREMQMVFQDPYASLNPRLTVGFSIAEPLLIHGLAKNLAEATPEVEKLLVSVGLKPEHAQRYPHEFSGGQRQRIAIARAMALKPKVIIADEAVSALDVSIQAQVINLMMDLQKQTGVAWIFISHDMAVVERIANRVAVMYLGNIVEFGSRQAVFNHPQHPYTRRLLDSVPIADPNLRKERQFDDSELPPSPMRPVGVEGTKLNYRKIAPEHWVAQSVDESLVV, encoded by the coding sequence ATGACTTTTCAAGCAAGTAAACCACTGCTCGCGGTGGAAAACCTCAGTGTTGGTTTTCGTAGCCACGAAGGAATGAACTCGGCGCTGCGTAACGTGTCGTTTAGCGTCGAACGAGGAGAGATAGTGGCGGTCGTGGGGGAAAGCGGCTCTGGCAAGTCAGTCACATCGCTGACCATTATGGGGTTGTTGAGCGATAACGCGGTGATTGAGCAGGGAGAAATCCATTTTCAACCGGCGCAATATCGCCAAGATTTATTGCAATTGACCCCAAGTGAGCAGCGCCAAATTCGTGGCAAAGAGATTGCCATGATTTTCCAAGAGCCGATGACCTCGCTCAATCCCGTATTGCGCATTGGTGACCAGCTAACGGAAGCCTTGCTCGATCACCAAATTTGCAGTAAAGCCGAAGCGTACAGCAAAGCTTGTGATTTACTTAAACAGGTTCATATCGCTGATGTGGATCGGGTGATGAAAAGCTATCCCGATGCGCTATCGGGTGGGATGCGCCAACGTGTGATGATCGCTTTGGCACTCACTTGCGACCCTCAAATGCTGATCGCCGACGAACCAACCACGGCACTGGATGTGACTATCCAGTCACGCATTTTGAAAATTTTGAAAGACTTACAAGCGAAGCGCGATATGTCGGTGATGTTTATTACTCATGACATGGGCGTCGTTGCTGAAGTGGCTGACAAAGTGGTGGTGATGTTTCGTGGTGAAGTGGTGGAAACGGGCAGTGTGGAAGAGATCTTCCATCGGCCGCAACACTCTTACACCAAAGCGCTACTCGCTGCCGTTCCTAAACTGGGCGATATGACCGATAGCTACTGGCCAAAGCCGTTTGAATTGGTTGGACAGCCGACACTGGTTGGAGACCAAGAACATCGCACTGCAAACTACGATGGCAAACCGCTACTTGATGTACGCGGTCTAAAAGTCTATTACCCCGTTCGCAGTGGCGTGCTATCTCGAGTGCGTCATGAAGTGCATGCGGTGGAACAGATTGATTTTAGTTTGTGGCAGGGAGAAACCTTAGCCATCGTTGGAGAAAGTGGCTGCGGAAAATCGACTACTGGGCGCTCGCTGTTGCGTCTGATTGAAAGCCAATCAGAGAGCATTCATTTTCAAGGCAAAGAGATCTCTTTGTACAACGAAGCCAAATTCAAACCGATTCGCCGCGAAATGCAGATGGTGTTTCAAGACCCTTATGCCTCGCTCAATCCTAGGTTGACGGTGGGTTTTTCGATTGCCGAACCTTTGCTTATTCACGGCTTAGCCAAAAACTTGGCAGAGGCGACCCCAGAGGTAGAAAAGCTACTGGTGAGTGTCGGCCTTAAACCAGAACATGCGCAGCGTTATCCCCATGAATTTTCTGGCGGTCAGCGTCAACGTATTGCGATTGCCCGCGCGATGGCGCTCAAACCGAAAGTGATCATTGCTGATGAAGCGGTGTCCGCGCTTGATGTGTCGATTCAAGCGCAAGTGATCAACTTAATGATGGATTTGCAAAAGCAAACTGGCGTGGCGTGGATTTTCATCTCCCATGACATGGCGGTTGTGGAACGCATCGCCAACCGAGTCGCGGTGATGTATCTCGGCAACATTGTTGAATTTGGCAGTCGTCAGGCGGTTTTTAACCATCCACAACACCCATATACGCGCCGTTTGCTTGATTCGGTGCCGATTGCTGATCCGAACTTACGTAAAGAGCGTCAATTTGATGATAGCGAATTGCCACCATCACCTATGCGCCCTGTCGGGGTGGAAGGAACCAAATTGAATTACCGTAAAATCGCCCCAGAGCATTGGGTGGCACAATCGGTCGATGAATCACTCGTAGTTTAG
- the dgcN gene encoding N-acetyltransferase DgcN, giving the protein MQIPQPYLLFLGDVTDPLSAKTARGIHAWRPETCVGQMHLEGCQVSLGLPELTPAQAKDQGAKTFVLGTANAGGYIPEHWMTVIKDAIEAGLNIASGLHQKLVDVPELVALAKQHDVALFDVRHHQPALKVGSGLPRSGKRVLTVGTDCAVGKMYTSLALEAAMQKLGMKAEFRATGQTGILVAGAGIPIDAVVSDFISGAAEWISPANDADHWDVIEGQGSLFHPSYAGVSLGLLHGSQPDYLVMCHEMGRPHTRHLPHHPLVEMEDCVYLNLYNARLTNPNVQLAGISVNTSNYPEEEAKAYLAELTEKFQVPATDSVRFGIDAIAEFLLHQVN; this is encoded by the coding sequence ATGCAAATACCTCAACCTTATCTTCTTTTCCTCGGTGACGTAACCGATCCCCTTTCTGCCAAAACAGCGCGCGGTATTCATGCTTGGCGCCCAGAGACCTGTGTTGGTCAAATGCATTTAGAAGGTTGCCAAGTTTCTCTTGGGTTACCAGAACTCACACCTGCCCAAGCCAAAGACCAAGGCGCTAAAACGTTTGTACTTGGCACGGCCAACGCAGGTGGTTATATCCCAGAGCATTGGATGACGGTGATTAAGGATGCGATTGAAGCTGGTCTCAATATCGCCAGTGGTTTACACCAAAAATTGGTCGATGTACCTGAGCTCGTTGCTTTAGCCAAACAACATGATGTTGCGCTGTTTGACGTGCGCCATCATCAACCTGCATTAAAAGTGGGCTCTGGTTTACCTCGCAGTGGTAAACGTGTGCTGACCGTCGGGACCGATTGTGCTGTGGGCAAAATGTACACCTCATTAGCACTTGAAGCGGCGATGCAAAAACTGGGTATGAAAGCGGAATTTCGCGCGACAGGTCAAACCGGTATTTTGGTCGCGGGGGCAGGCATTCCGATTGACGCCGTTGTGTCTGACTTTATCTCTGGTGCGGCTGAGTGGATTTCTCCGGCCAACGATGCGGATCACTGGGATGTGATAGAAGGTCAAGGCTCACTATTCCACCCATCTTATGCGGGCGTGAGTTTAGGCCTACTGCACGGTTCTCAACCCGATTATTTAGTGATGTGTCATGAAATGGGCCGTCCACATACACGTCATTTACCGCACCATCCGTTGGTTGAAATGGAAGATTGTGTCTATCTCAACTTGTACAACGCTCGTCTGACAAATCCGAATGTACAGCTGGCGGGTATTTCAGTGAACACGTCTAATTACCCTGAAGAAGAAGCGAAAGCTTATTTGGCTGAACTCACTGAAAAGTTCCAAGTACCAGCCACCGATTCAGTGCGCTTTGGCATCGACGCGATCGCCGAGTTTCTTCTTCATCAAGTGAACTAA
- the dgcA gene encoding N-acetyl-D-Glu racemase DgcA produces MRTVDIDVVELPLSRPFTISRGTRTAVTVVRVSLEQEGFVGLGECTPTPRYNETPESVVAQIQSVVPQLQEGISREALQNLLPAGSARNALDCALWRLEALKKQSTLWRLTHIAQPEAIITAETISLDTVEAMTAAAKSAAERDGILLKIKLNSEQIVEKVAAIRSVAPKATLIIDANEAWTDCNLPELFDALLPFDITMIEQPLPAGNDDALADFAHVIPVCADESCHTATDIAALKNRYEFINIKLDKCGGLTQALAMVETANALNMRLMVGCMLGSSLAMDAALPIAAQCELVDLDGPIWLAMDSAPYLEYRQGKIWI; encoded by the coding sequence ATGCGTACTGTGGATATTGATGTGGTGGAATTGCCACTTTCAAGACCGTTTACCATTTCGCGCGGCACACGTACGGCGGTCACCGTCGTTCGTGTGAGTTTAGAGCAAGAGGGATTCGTTGGTTTAGGCGAATGCACTCCAACTCCGCGCTACAACGAAACGCCAGAAAGCGTTGTGGCACAAATCCAATCGGTCGTGCCGCAATTGCAAGAAGGGATTTCCCGTGAGGCGTTGCAAAACCTGTTACCCGCAGGCTCGGCTCGTAACGCGTTGGATTGTGCTCTTTGGCGCCTAGAGGCACTCAAAAAGCAGAGTACCTTATGGCGCTTGACCCATATTGCTCAGCCTGAAGCGATCATCACCGCGGAAACCATCAGTTTAGATACGGTTGAAGCAATGACCGCAGCAGCGAAATCGGCTGCAGAGCGCGATGGCATTCTGCTTAAGATAAAGCTGAATAGTGAACAGATCGTCGAAAAAGTCGCCGCCATTCGTTCGGTAGCACCGAAAGCAACGTTAATCATTGATGCGAATGAAGCGTGGACCGATTGCAATTTACCGGAACTGTTTGACGCGTTACTGCCATTTGATATCACCATGATTGAGCAGCCGTTACCTGCTGGCAACGATGACGCTTTAGCTGATTTCGCCCATGTGATTCCCGTATGCGCCGATGAAAGCTGCCATACCGCGACCGACATTGCCGCGCTGAAAAATCGCTATGAGTTCATCAATATCAAACTCGATAAGTGTGGCGGCTTAACTCAAGCCCTTGCCATGGTGGAAACGGCTAACGCATTGAATATGCGCTTGATGGTCGGCTGTATGCTTGGCTCGTCGTTAGCGATGGATGCTGCCTTACCGATAGCCGCTCAGTGTGAGCTGGTGGATTTAGATGGTCCGATTTGGCTTGCGATGGACAGTGCGCCTTATCTGGAGTATCGCCAAGGCAAAATTTGGATTTAA
- the hmpA gene encoding NO-inducible flavohemoprotein: MLTEHHIAVIKSTIPLLVSAGPELTRHFYQRMLSHHPELKHIFNLSHQKSGRQSVALFEAIAAYAQNIDNLAALTSAVERIAHKHTSFNIQPQHYQIVGTHLIETLRELAKEDFTQEVEEAWTAAYLFLADVFIRREDEIYSQNQAALGGWRGTRRFVVSRIQQESDSVASFILVPEDGEAVMDYLPGQYLGIEVKPTNSEYREIRQYSLSAAPNGHSYRIAVKKLNDEHGGTVSHFMHDHIKEGSVVDVYAPAGDFYYLERDKPVVCVSAGVGVTPIQAMVQSLAKAGKEQLTYLYACPSPSDHVFCDETAALVQEHGWHQQVWYEEGATGQYSSGRMNLADVSLPTDADFYLCGPLPFMQHIVKQLLSLGVASESIHYEVFGPFSSANA; encoded by the coding sequence ATGCTCACTGAACACCATATTGCGGTCATTAAAAGTACTATTCCATTGTTGGTATCAGCTGGCCCTGAACTGACCCGCCATTTTTATCAACGTATGCTAAGTCATCACCCAGAATTGAAGCACATCTTCAATCTGTCTCATCAGAAAAGTGGACGACAAAGTGTCGCGTTATTTGAAGCCATCGCTGCGTATGCCCAAAACATCGATAATTTGGCGGCCTTAACGTCTGCAGTGGAACGGATTGCTCATAAGCACACCAGTTTCAACATTCAGCCTCAGCACTATCAGATTGTGGGTACGCACCTCATTGAGACATTACGTGAGTTGGCGAAAGAGGACTTTACTCAAGAAGTTGAAGAGGCTTGGACGGCAGCTTATCTCTTTTTGGCGGATGTCTTTATTCGTCGTGAAGACGAGATCTACTCTCAGAACCAAGCTGCACTAGGTGGATGGCGTGGGACGCGCCGATTCGTAGTCAGTCGCATTCAGCAAGAATCTGACAGCGTAGCCAGCTTTATTCTTGTCCCTGAGGATGGTGAAGCGGTGATGGACTATTTGCCGGGTCAGTATTTAGGGATTGAAGTAAAGCCTACGAACAGTGAATATCGTGAAATTCGCCAATACTCTTTATCTGCAGCGCCTAATGGGCACTCCTATCGTATTGCGGTGAAAAAGCTGAACGATGAGCATGGCGGCACGGTCTCACATTTTATGCATGACCATATCAAAGAAGGTTCTGTTGTGGATGTCTATGCGCCAGCTGGGGATTTTTACTATCTAGAACGTGATAAGCCCGTGGTGTGCGTCTCTGCAGGTGTTGGCGTGACGCCAATTCAAGCGATGGTGCAATCGCTAGCCAAAGCCGGTAAAGAGCAACTGACTTATCTATATGCTTGCCCGTCACCTAGCGATCATGTGTTTTGTGATGAGACAGCAGCACTTGTGCAAGAGCACGGATGGCATCAACAGGTGTGGTATGAAGAGGGGGCTACTGGGCAGTATTCTTCAGGGCGTATGAACCTAGCGGATGTCTCTTTGCCAACGGATGCCGACTTTTACTTGTGCGGCCCTTTGCCTTTTATGCAGCATATCGTTAAACAGCTTTTGAGTTTAGGCGTTGCCAGTGAGTCTATTCACTATGAAGTGTTTGGGCCTTTCTCATCGGCCAACGCCTGA
- a CDS encoding alternative ribosome-rescue factor A, protein MAHKNKVQKVPTTDSPVDIEFGRGQIKDNALKALVTSQVFHTRVVKAKKGKGSYNRKEKFKGQESYAKAA, encoded by the coding sequence ATGGCACACAAAAACAAAGTACAAAAAGTCCCAACCACCGATTCCCCAGTGGACATCGAGTTTGGTCGTGGTCAGATCAAAGACAATGCATTGAAAGCGTTAGTGACTAGCCAAGTGTTTCACACTCGAGTAGTGAAAGCGAAAAAAGGCAAAGGCAGCTACAACCGTAAAGAAAAATTTAAGGGGCAAGAGTCCTATGCAAAAGCGGCCTAA
- a CDS encoding glutathione ABC transporter substrate-binding protein yields the protein MKSLFTRSTVALALALSFSGGVLAEDLKISMYADITGLDPHDTSDNVSYSVQSGIFERLFQFDNQMKLIPQLATQYTSNADATQFTITLRDGVTFQDGTPFNAAAVKANLDRLSDQTKGLKRNSLYKMIEKVTAVDDHTVKIDLNQSFGAFINTLAHPSAVMWSPAVLAKYTSEAELRMHPTGTGPFKFVEWKPGKDVKLTKFDHYWKQGWPKVDSVTFYPAPEDSTRVASLIAGQVNAIYPLPADIINSVTKDSKLAVQRDPSIYMMYMAINTQHKALADVRVRQAINYALNRDVWLKISAAGMGVPAHSAIAPNVQFYSQQTSPDYSYNPDMAKKLLKEAGYDKGLSLKLWTSNATTSVRSAQFVKQQLGQVGINVTVVPMDSGTRNSKLWSVKDPSKAEFDLYYGGWSPSTGDADWALRPLFATESWTPTAYNVSYYSNKAVDNAIMDGLKTADPAARAKAYASAQSLIWKDAPIAFLGTPDNLVGKQKNLTGVSMLADGSLLFNQAQFN from the coding sequence ATGAAATCATTATTTACCCGTTCAACGGTGGCCCTTGCGCTCGCCCTTAGCTTTTCCGGTGGCGTGCTCGCCGAAGATCTGAAAATCTCGATGTATGCGGATATTACCGGTCTTGATCCACACGATACCTCTGACAACGTGAGTTACTCAGTGCAAAGCGGCATCTTTGAGCGTCTGTTCCAGTTTGATAATCAGATGAAACTGATTCCTCAATTGGCGACCCAATACACCAGCAATGCCGATGCTACCCAATTTACCATCACCTTGCGCGATGGTGTGACCTTCCAAGATGGCACGCCATTCAATGCGGCGGCGGTGAAAGCGAACCTTGATCGTCTGTCAGATCAAACCAAAGGTTTGAAACGTAATAGCTTGTACAAGATGATCGAGAAAGTCACCGCAGTTGATGATCACACCGTTAAAATCGATTTAAACCAGTCGTTTGGTGCTTTTATTAACACCTTGGCTCACCCATCCGCGGTCATGTGGAGTCCTGCCGTATTGGCCAAATACACCAGTGAAGCAGAACTGCGCATGCATCCAACCGGTACTGGACCATTTAAGTTTGTGGAGTGGAAACCAGGCAAAGATGTCAAGTTGACGAAGTTTGACCACTACTGGAAACAAGGCTGGCCAAAAGTCGATAGCGTGACCTTCTATCCAGCGCCAGAAGATTCCACTCGCGTAGCGTCATTGATTGCAGGGCAAGTTAACGCTATCTATCCTTTGCCTGCCGATATCATCAACTCTGTTACCAAAGACAGCAAACTGGCGGTACAACGCGACCCTAGTATTTACATGATGTACATGGCGATCAACACCCAACATAAAGCGTTGGCAGATGTGCGTGTGCGCCAAGCGATTAACTACGCATTGAACCGCGATGTATGGTTGAAAATCAGTGCCGCTGGCATGGGCGTTCCTGCGCACTCAGCTATTGCTCCGAATGTGCAGTTCTACTCTCAGCAAACTTCTCCTGATTACAGCTACAACCCTGACATGGCGAAAAAACTGCTGAAAGAAGCGGGTTATGACAAAGGTCTATCGCTCAAGCTTTGGACTTCCAATGCGACCACAAGTGTGCGCTCAGCGCAGTTTGTGAAACAGCAGTTAGGCCAAGTAGGGATTAACGTCACCGTGGTGCCGATGGATTCTGGTACACGTAACTCCAAGTTGTGGAGTGTTAAAGATCCTAGCAAAGCTGAGTTCGACCTCTACTACGGTGGCTGGTCTCCATCTACTGGTGATGCCGACTGGGCTCTTCGTCCTTTGTTTGCTACCGAATCATGGACGCCAACCGCGTATAACGTCTCTTACTACAGCAACAAGGCCGTCGACAATGCCATCATGGATGGTTTGAAAACCGCTGATCCTGCTGCACGTGCGAAAGCTTACGCCAGCGCTCAATCGCTTATTTGGAAAGATGCGCCAATCGCGTTCTTAGGTACGCCAGATAACTTGGTAGGTAAACAGAAAAACCTCACTGGCGTTTCGATGCTAGCCGACGGTTCACTGCTGTTTAACCAAGCGCAATTTAACTAA
- a CDS encoding LysR family transcriptional regulator, which yields MRLRQIEVFHAIIQAGTISGAARLLNVSQPNVSRVLNHTEQQLGFTLFDRSSKGLVMTKEGQQLLPEVEQLTRHLQSITALTESMRTEKEQTIRIGAAHACAHMVVAPTLVEYRQQQPDVHVDLVTEHFAALQQAVLNNELDVALVFGQYVPRSLFAEPLFQADMVAILPKEMTPPASVSLDWLSQHNFLMMQENDPLGRILHRAMANAGVKPKNPLYIKTYSVIADMVVSGGGVGVVDLFTAQRYAKDVHIVPIAERLPFELVLVTRRDLPQSRQLLQLKSLFKRCCRQIVPPRIGISPAILRDNAPEPLLVS from the coding sequence ATGCGATTAAGACAAATTGAAGTATTTCACGCCATTATCCAAGCGGGAACCATTAGCGGTGCAGCACGTTTATTAAACGTGTCACAACCCAATGTCAGTCGTGTTTTAAATCATACCGAGCAACAGTTAGGCTTCACTCTTTTCGACCGAAGCAGCAAAGGACTGGTGATGACCAAAGAGGGTCAACAACTGCTGCCAGAAGTGGAACAGCTCACCCGTCATCTACAAAGTATTACCGCCTTAACTGAATCGATGCGCACAGAGAAGGAACAAACGATTCGAATTGGTGCAGCCCACGCGTGCGCTCACATGGTAGTGGCTCCGACACTGGTTGAATATCGTCAGCAACAACCGGATGTTCATGTTGATCTGGTCACGGAACATTTCGCCGCGCTGCAACAAGCGGTTCTGAATAACGAACTGGATGTCGCTTTGGTGTTTGGTCAGTATGTACCCAGATCGCTGTTTGCCGAACCGCTCTTTCAAGCCGACATGGTCGCGATTTTGCCCAAAGAGATGACCCCACCAGCCAGTGTGAGTTTGGATTGGCTTAGTCAGCATAATTTTCTAATGATGCAAGAAAATGACCCGCTGGGGCGCATTTTGCACCGCGCCATGGCCAACGCAGGCGTCAAACCGAAAAATCCGCTTTATATTAAGACCTACTCGGTGATCGCCGATATGGTGGTCTCCGGCGGTGGCGTCGGGGTGGTTGATCTCTTTACCGCGCAGCGTTATGCCAAAGATGTCCATATTGTGCCTATCGCGGAACGTCTGCCTTTCGAATTAGTGTTAGTCACACGTCGAGATTTACCACAATCACGGCAACTACTGCAGCTCAAAAGCTTGTTCAAACGCTGCTGTCGCCAAATTGTGCCCCCTCGCATTGGCATATCGCCTGCTATTTTGCGCGATAACGCCCCAGAGCCACTGCTGGTTTCTTAA
- a CDS encoding GGDEF domain-containing protein, with protein sequence MITTLLENHLGWTHNSEEHRKAFLNVVCAGLLACTNLFFIIYNLTIEHNVSLVAANGVTLLLAVFSQYLLFSHQRLLLSSLLINGIVMALTHFYIVCVGNQEYALVFAMVTPILAIVTLPFRVSLFFIFGQFIFFNYWLYSHLDTWQPTSFDVASYANLVAVWLILSTLIFYLERSREKAYRELNQLNKTLEICATVDGLTQVYNRRYTEKLIAQQAKGYCLALIDVDNFKQLNDTYGHLIGDEVLKQIARVLTEVFPQPNLVGRWGGEEFIVVIPNGMIPSGETLAEHARKQVSETNFKICLPVSISIALVHNHDASYDDALRVADHALYRAKAQGKNCVVTSTFASSGVTEVLPPLTQNAH encoded by the coding sequence ATGATAACGACCTTACTTGAGAACCATCTTGGATGGACTCACAACAGTGAAGAACACCGTAAAGCCTTTCTCAACGTCGTTTGTGCCGGACTTTTGGCTTGCACCAATCTATTTTTTATCATTTATAACCTCACAATAGAGCATAATGTGTCGTTAGTCGCAGCCAATGGAGTGACTCTTTTACTGGCGGTGTTTTCTCAGTATTTACTCTTTTCCCATCAACGTTTATTACTTTCGTCACTGCTGATCAACGGGATTGTAATGGCGCTGACCCATTTCTATATAGTGTGCGTTGGTAACCAAGAGTACGCATTGGTCTTTGCTATGGTCACGCCCATATTAGCGATAGTGACACTCCCTTTTCGCGTCAGCCTATTTTTTATTTTTGGGCAATTTATTTTCTTCAACTATTGGTTATACAGCCATTTGGATACTTGGCAGCCAACATCATTTGACGTCGCCAGTTACGCCAACTTGGTAGCGGTGTGGCTCATTCTCAGCACACTGATCTTCTATCTCGAAAGAAGCCGAGAAAAGGCTTATCGCGAGTTAAACCAACTCAATAAAACCTTGGAAATCTGTGCCACCGTCGATGGGTTAACTCAAGTGTATAACCGACGCTACACTGAAAAACTGATTGCCCAACAAGCCAAAGGATACTGTCTAGCGCTTATCGATGTTGATAACTTTAAGCAACTCAATGATACCTATGGGCATTTAATCGGTGATGAAGTGTTAAAGCAGATAGCCAGAGTATTAACCGAAGTCTTTCCACAGCCCAATTTGGTCGGTCGATGGGGTGGTGAAGAATTTATTGTCGTCATTCCCAACGGTATGATTCCAAGTGGTGAAACGCTGGCAGAGCATGCACGAAAGCAGGTAAGTGAAACCAACTTCAAGATCTGCTTGCCAGTCTCCATCAGCATTGCCTTAGTGCACAATCATGATGCCAGTTATGACGATGCCTTGCGGGTTGCAGACCACGCACTCTACCGCGCTAAAGCACAAGGTAAGAACTGCGTGGTCACGTCGACATTTGCTAGCTCAGGTGTTACTGAGGTTTTACCACCACTAACACAGAACGCGCATTAA